A single region of the bacterium genome encodes:
- a CDS encoding S8 family serine peptidase yields MKTTLARSAVLTAVLLFAFALAAAAAPAPQPFAPVQGGYVASAETVLPWAPDRILVKFTPEALASSPLAANKGRKDIVAKSTSLPSLDALLAEVGATGIRAAFRQPAAKAMADELGTGRWFMVDLGAGADVPAVAARLATDPGLEFALPDLRAFPAVAPNDPLYPNNWGHDNTAQLPDLDWGGTYDHTLPTTVGTPGFDTDADLAWNGSQGFGSSSVVIAILDSGVEAGHPDLNQMAGYDFGDGDSNPDDNSAQAGHGTACAGVAAGIADNGVGVAGVAGGCTIMPVKVADSGGSLFFSYIVDGVYHAADNGADIISMSFGASTTAYAPMDAAITYAWNAGVTLLAATGNNNGGTIHYPAYNLRVIGVGAASPCGERKRSSSSSGEVNPGVSTDPNGYTCDGERWWGSNYGVNIQDHQGAVDVIAPTILPTTDILGAGGYDPTNYSKFFNGTSCATPYAAGVCALIKSKNPGFTPTQVWDQLTATAMDVVSVESGAGWDRYTGYGMVNASDAVGGGVSAPVANFSASTASGCLPLLVDFTDLSTGTVDTWSWTFGDGGTSSAPSPSHSYTAAGLYTVSLTVSGPGGADVLTLTDLIQVDGPPTAAFSAAPTTVLVGDPVAFTDLSTDATARLWSFGDGNTSTLANPSHAYAAAGLYTVSLLVSNGCGDDTMTSVDLISVVAPAINVAVSPVDPGIGTVSLYSRPDGAGDPLSAAQDWDGVVGNAPAIVDATIKVVLTDAFGAPVVGFPAAGITVQSSAGGWNQCEPLAADGPTDASGTTTISGALFAGGSSASGELLQVVVDDPAVGAITYPGGLAGLDYRVNSSDINGDLAANLIDVPLFATAFHGGTYVYGADFFWTGSINLTDVTLIASGLGAVCPAKVAADQVAVGGRMGVLFDDEGLRPSRDLAPGRQVEAWVVLEGDAAARGISACEFTLRASDNVEIHAVETVGGGLDLGSDRTVIVGWAAPRAATGNAPLKLARVQLSVTDELPAHLWLEAGRAAGLDEPAVVVDGGMLRAAPVSGDVADPVASLNDKDFSLEGDTPLVRKLAMAVAPNPFNPRTEIRFALPADGDVQLQVFDARGTLVATLIDGSLGAGEHTAVWNGTDRHGRHVASGVYFSSLRTDSGRVMQKMLLMK; encoded by the coding sequence TTGAAGACCACGCTTGCCCGCAGCGCCGTCCTGACGGCGGTGCTCCTCTTCGCCTTCGCCCTGGCGGCCGCGGCCGCGCCCGCGCCGCAGCCCTTCGCTCCGGTCCAGGGCGGCTATGTCGCCTCCGCCGAGACGGTCCTGCCCTGGGCCCCGGACCGGATCCTCGTCAAGTTCACGCCCGAGGCCCTGGCGTCCTCGCCCCTCGCGGCCAACAAGGGGCGCAAGGACATCGTCGCCAAGTCGACCTCGCTGCCCTCCCTGGACGCCCTGCTGGCCGAAGTCGGCGCCACGGGCATCCGCGCCGCCTTCCGGCAGCCCGCGGCCAAGGCCATGGCCGACGAGCTGGGCACCGGCCGGTGGTTCATGGTCGACCTGGGCGCCGGCGCCGACGTGCCCGCGGTCGCGGCCCGGCTGGCCACCGACCCGGGTCTCGAGTTCGCCCTGCCCGACCTGCGGGCCTTCCCCGCCGTGGCGCCCAACGACCCGCTCTATCCCAACAACTGGGGCCACGACAACACGGCCCAGCTGCCGGACCTCGACTGGGGCGGCACCTACGACCACACCCTGCCGACGACCGTCGGCACGCCCGGCTTCGACACCGACGCCGACCTGGCCTGGAACGGCAGCCAGGGCTTCGGCTCGAGCTCCGTGGTCATCGCGATCCTCGACTCGGGTGTCGAGGCGGGCCACCCCGACCTGAACCAGATGGCCGGCTACGACTTCGGTGACGGCGACAGCAATCCCGACGACAACAGCGCCCAGGCCGGCCACGGCACCGCCTGTGCCGGCGTCGCGGCGGGCATCGCCGACAACGGCGTCGGCGTGGCCGGCGTCGCCGGCGGCTGCACGATCATGCCGGTGAAGGTCGCCGACAGCGGCGGCTCGCTCTTCTTCTCCTACATCGTCGACGGCGTGTACCACGCGGCCGACAACGGCGCCGACATCATCAGCATGAGCTTCGGCGCCTCGACCACCGCCTACGCGCCCATGGACGCGGCCATCACCTACGCCTGGAACGCAGGCGTGACCCTGCTCGCGGCCACCGGCAACAACAACGGCGGGACGATCCACTACCCGGCCTACAACCTGCGCGTCATCGGCGTCGGCGCCGCGTCGCCCTGCGGCGAGCGCAAGCGCTCCTCGAGCAGCAGCGGCGAGGTCAACCCGGGCGTGAGCACCGATCCCAACGGCTACACCTGCGACGGCGAGCGCTGGTGGGGCTCGAACTACGGCGTCAACATCCAGGACCACCAGGGTGCCGTCGACGTCATCGCCCCGACCATCCTGCCGACGACCGACATCCTCGGCGCCGGCGGCTACGATCCGACGAACTACTCGAAGTTCTTCAACGGCACGTCCTGCGCGACCCCGTACGCGGCCGGCGTGTGCGCCCTGATCAAGTCCAAGAACCCCGGCTTCACGCCGACCCAGGTCTGGGACCAGCTCACCGCGACGGCCATGGACGTGGTCAGCGTCGAGTCGGGCGCCGGCTGGGACCGCTACACCGGCTACGGCATGGTGAACGCGTCCGACGCCGTGGGCGGCGGCGTGTCGGCCCCGGTCGCCAACTTCAGCGCCTCGACTGCCTCGGGCTGCCTGCCCCTGCTGGTCGACTTCACCGACCTCTCCACGGGCACCGTCGACACCTGGTCCTGGACCTTCGGCGACGGCGGCACCTCGAGCGCCCCGAGCCCGTCGCACTCCTACACGGCGGCCGGCCTCTACACGGTCTCCCTCACGGTGTCCGGCCCGGGCGGCGCCGACGTCCTGACCCTGACCGACCTGATCCAGGTCGACGGCCCGCCGACCGCGGCGTTCTCGGCCGCCCCGACCACGGTCCTCGTCGGCGACCCCGTGGCCTTCACCGACCTGTCGACCGACGCCACGGCCCGGCTGTGGTCCTTCGGCGACGGGAACACCTCGACCCTCGCGAACCCCAGCCACGCCTACGCGGCGGCGGGTCTGTACACCGTCAGCCTGCTCGTCTCCAACGGCTGCGGCGACGACACCATGACCTCCGTCGACCTGATCAGCGTCGTGGCGCCGGCCATCAACGTGGCCGTCAGCCCCGTCGATCCCGGCATCGGCACCGTCTCGCTGTACTCCCGTCCGGACGGCGCCGGCGATCCGCTCAGCGCCGCCCAGGACTGGGACGGCGTCGTGGGCAACGCCCCCGCCATCGTCGATGCGACCATCAAGGTGGTCCTGACCGACGCCTTCGGGGCGCCGGTCGTGGGCTTCCCCGCGGCCGGGATCACGGTGCAGTCGTCGGCCGGCGGCTGGAACCAGTGCGAGCCCCTGGCCGCCGACGGACCCACCGACGCCAGCGGCACCACGACCATCAGCGGCGCCCTCTTCGCCGGCGGCTCCAGCGCGTCGGGCGAACTGCTGCAGGTGGTCGTCGACGACCCCGCGGTCGGCGCCATCACCTACCCGGGCGGCCTGGCCGGACTCGACTACCGCGTCAACAGCTCGGACATCAACGGCGACCTGGCGGCGAACCTGATCGACGTGCCCCTCTTCGCCACCGCCTTCCACGGCGGGACGTACGTCTACGGCGCCGACTTCTTCTGGACCGGCTCGATCAACCTGACCGACGTCACCCTCATCGCGTCGGGCCTCGGCGCGGTCTGCCCGGCCAAGGTCGCCGCCGACCAGGTCGCCGTCGGCGGCCGCATGGGCGTGCTCTTCGACGACGAGGGCCTGCGCCCGTCCCGGGACCTCGCGCCCGGCCGTCAGGTCGAGGCCTGGGTCGTCCTCGAGGGCGACGCCGCGGCGCGGGGCATCAGCGCCTGCGAGTTCACCCTGCGCGCCAGCGACAACGTGGAGATCCACGCGGTCGAGACGGTCGGCGGCGGGCTCGACCTCGGGTCCGACCGCACGGTCATCGTCGGCTGGGCCGCGCCCCGTGCGGCCACCGGCAACGCGCCGCTGAAGCTCGCCAGGGTGCAGCTCTCGGTCACCGACGAACTGCCGGCCCACCTCTGGCTCGAGGCCGGCCGCGCGGCCGGGCTGGACGAGCCCGCGGTCGTCGTCGACGGCGGGATGCTGCGGGCGGCGCCCGTCTCCGGCGATGTCGCCGACCCGGTGGCCAGCCTGAACGACAAGGACTTCAGCCTCGAGGGCGACACCCCGCTGGTGCGGAAGCTCGCCATGGCCGTCGCGCCGAACCCGTTCAACCCGCGCACCGAGATCCGCTTCGCGCTGCCGGCCGATGGCGACGTCCAGCTGCAGGTCTTCGACGCCCGGGGCACCCTGGTCGCGACCCTGATCGACGGCAGCCTGGGCGCCGGCGAGCACACCGCGGTGTGGAACGGCACCGACCGGCACGGCCGCCACGTGGCCTCCGGGGTCTACTTCTCGAGCCTGCGCACCGACTCCGGTCGCGTCATGCAGAAGATGCTGCTCATGAAGTAG
- a CDS encoding sulfatase produces the protein MPHSPRPRSPLSALRRRNRATVVLAALLACAVPLAGCERTPPRPNILLVSLDTTRADHLSAYGYGQPTSPFLAELAAEGALFRRAYASAPATAPSHATMFTALSPLSHRVVRNAVTLGEQHVTLAERLAGAGYETAAVVSSFVLNARFGLAQGFASYDDEFDREGASVSWRRWEGLELTGAFDRRADVTTDRALAWLAAGRRDAPFFLFVHYFDPHDPYEPPPSYRGRFAGPADVADADRRRQVALYDGEIAFVDDQLRRLCAGLAAMGLADDTLVIVVGDHGEGLWQRGYQFHGAQITEEAVRVPWIVRWPAGIRPGRETGLPVTMADLLPTVCELVGVSAGDGAVHGRSLASFLREGEAPPDRPVFLYRIPYEPHEEYGVWVDGEKHAVRYGRWKYLASATEHTTELYDLNADPGETRDLGAVETGVAADMAGLLDDWLEAVTRPDSLTIRPELSDTDREKLRSLGYVR, from the coding sequence ATGCCGCACTCCCCGCGCCCCCGCAGCCCCCTGTCCGCCCTGCGGCGCCGGAACCGGGCCACGGTCGTGCTGGCCGCGCTCCTGGCCTGTGCGGTCCCGCTCGCCGGCTGCGAGCGCACGCCGCCGCGGCCGAACATCCTGCTCGTTTCCCTCGACACGACCCGGGCCGACCACCTGTCGGCATACGGCTACGGGCAGCCGACCTCGCCCTTCCTGGCGGAGCTGGCCGCCGAGGGGGCGCTCTTCCGGCGCGCCTACGCCAGTGCTCCGGCCACGGCGCCGTCCCATGCCACCATGTTCACCGCGCTGTCGCCCCTCAGCCACCGCGTCGTGCGCAACGCCGTCACCCTGGGCGAACAGCACGTGACCCTGGCCGAGCGGCTGGCCGGTGCCGGCTACGAGACCGCGGCGGTCGTCAGCTCGTTCGTGCTCAACGCCCGCTTCGGCCTGGCACAGGGGTTCGCCAGCTACGACGACGAGTTCGACCGCGAGGGGGCGTCCGTGTCGTGGCGCCGCTGGGAAGGACTCGAGCTGACCGGTGCCTTCGACCGCCGCGCCGACGTGACCACCGACCGGGCCCTCGCCTGGCTCGCCGCCGGGCGGCGCGATGCCCCGTTCTTCCTCTTCGTCCACTACTTCGACCCCCACGACCCCTACGAGCCGCCGCCGTCGTACCGGGGACGCTTCGCGGGGCCGGCCGACGTGGCCGATGCCGACCGGCGGCGGCAGGTCGCGCTCTACGACGGGGAGATCGCCTTCGTCGACGACCAGCTGCGCCGCCTGTGCGCCGGTCTCGCCGCGATGGGCCTCGCCGACGACACCCTCGTCATCGTGGTCGGCGACCACGGTGAGGGTCTGTGGCAGCGCGGCTACCAGTTCCACGGCGCCCAGATCACCGAGGAGGCGGTGCGCGTGCCGTGGATCGTGCGCTGGCCCGCGGGGATCCGGCCGGGCCGTGAGACGGGCCTGCCGGTGACCATGGCCGACCTGCTGCCGACGGTGTGCGAACTGGTGGGCGTGTCCGCCGGCGATGGTGCCGTGCATGGTCGGAGCCTGGCGTCCTTCCTGCGCGAGGGCGAGGCGCCTCCCGATCGACCCGTGTTCCTGTACCGCATCCCGTACGAGCCCCACGAGGAGTACGGCGTGTGGGTCGACGGCGAGAAGCACGCCGTGCGCTACGGACGCTGGAAGTACCTCGCGTCGGCGACCGAGCACACCACCGAGCTCTACGACCTGAACGCCGATCCCGGCGAGACGCGCGACCTCGGCGCCGTGGAGACCGGCGTGGCGGCCGACATGGCGGGGCTGCTCGACGACTGGCTCGAAGCCGTGACCCGGCCCGACTCGCTGACCATCCGGCCCGAACTCTCGGACACCGATCGGGAGAAGCTGCGCTCCCTGGGCTACGTGCGATGA
- a CDS encoding DUF1579 family protein produces MRKLLALAALTALLVGALPVLAQDAQMDPQAMEEMMYKLATPGPQHQLLAKLTGEWKTTMTSYMDGPEPTTSTGTYRGEAVLGGRYFVGHHTGMAMGQDFAGMNVDGYDNSTQQYFSMWIDNFGTGYYLAHGQLDADGKTLRHAGDMTFGPMTIPSRSETVFVSDDKVTFAMWHTMEGQEMKAMDLVYERVK; encoded by the coding sequence ATGCGCAAGTTGCTCGCTCTCGCGGCCCTGACCGCCCTGCTGGTCGGCGCGCTCCCCGTGCTGGCCCAGGACGCCCAGATGGACCCGCAGGCCATGGAAGAGATGATGTACAAGCTCGCCACGCCCGGTCCGCAGCATCAGCTGCTGGCGAAGCTGACCGGCGAGTGGAAGACCACCATGACCTCCTACATGGACGGCCCCGAGCCCACCACCAGCACCGGCACCTACCGGGGCGAGGCCGTCCTCGGCGGCCGCTACTTCGTGGGTCACCACACCGGCATGGCCATGGGCCAGGACTTCGCCGGCATGAACGTCGACGGCTACGACAACAGCACGCAGCAGTACTTCAGCATGTGGATCGACAACTTCGGCACCGGCTACTACCTGGCCCACGGCCAGCTCGACGCCGACGGCAAGACCCTGCGCCACGCCGGGGACATGACCTTCGGACCCATGACCATCCCCTCGCGCTCGGAGACGGTCTTCGTCTCGGACGACAAGGTCACCTTCGCCATGTGGCACACCATGGAGGGCCAGGAGATGAAGGCCATGGATCTGGTCTACGAGCGGGTGAAGTAG
- a CDS encoding CRTAC1 family protein, with protein MSNRGEAGFPAARGFRRAVRRRARLLPLGLALLGLSASAAPAAAPPFTDITVAAGLADPGAERGVAWGDYDGDGRPDIFIAVLDGPDRLYRNLGDGRFAEVPGPMNDPAGRSACGAWGDWDGDGDLDLFVGRVGPNALYRQDPDGFTDVRAAAGLSDTLVTWGAAWSDFDGDGRLDLAVINFGLLPNSLYRNLGDGRFADVAAALGVDDEGHGATGAWGDWDGDGDLDLFVANKDGADRLFRNEAGAGFTDVTAAAGMLEEGDSTGAVWGDADGDGDLDLFVARNLSADRLFLNNGDGTFVEGAAAAGLAFAGASRGGGWGDCDNDGDLDLFLAVSEQPSRLYLNLGDGRFEEDGAAAGVAEVPGASAAWADLDGDGDLDLLQGNFGGHLRCFENRLETGAGWLAVDLRGAGANTRAVGATVRVFAGGRVLLRQQTMGGGGYQSQAPSRLHFGLGAAPVDSLAVTWPDGSVTKQGPTPGGRTLRLVQPRD; from the coding sequence ATGTCGAACAGAGGCGAAGCCGGATTCCCGGCGGCGCGCGGATTCCGCCGCGCCGTCCGCCGCCGCGCCCGACTCCTGCCGTTGGGGCTCGCCCTTCTCGGCCTGAGCGCCAGCGCCGCGCCGGCTGCCGCCCCGCCCTTCACCGACATCACTGTCGCCGCCGGCCTGGCCGATCCGGGCGCCGAGCGCGGCGTGGCCTGGGGAGACTACGACGGCGACGGCCGGCCCGACATCTTCATCGCCGTGCTCGACGGTCCGGACCGCCTCTACCGCAATCTCGGCGACGGCCGCTTCGCGGAGGTCCCCGGGCCCATGAACGATCCCGCCGGCCGTTCGGCCTGCGGGGCCTGGGGCGACTGGGACGGCGACGGCGACCTCGACCTCTTCGTGGGCCGGGTGGGCCCGAACGCCCTGTACCGCCAGGATCCGGACGGCTTCACCGACGTGCGGGCCGCCGCCGGCCTGTCCGACACCCTCGTGACCTGGGGCGCGGCCTGGAGCGACTTCGACGGCGACGGCCGTCTCGACCTCGCGGTGATCAACTTCGGGCTCCTGCCCAACAGCCTGTACCGCAACCTGGGAGATGGCCGCTTCGCCGACGTCGCCGCCGCGCTCGGGGTGGACGACGAGGGGCACGGCGCCACCGGCGCCTGGGGCGACTGGGACGGCGACGGCGACCTGGACCTCTTCGTGGCCAACAAGGACGGCGCCGACCGCCTCTTCCGCAACGAGGCGGGCGCGGGCTTCACCGACGTCACCGCGGCCGCCGGGATGCTCGAGGAGGGCGACAGCACGGGAGCCGTCTGGGGCGACGCCGACGGCGACGGCGACCTGGATCTCTTCGTGGCGCGCAACCTCTCGGCCGACCGGCTCTTCCTCAACAACGGCGACGGCACCTTCGTCGAGGGTGCCGCGGCGGCAGGCCTGGCCTTCGCCGGCGCGAGCCGGGGCGGGGGCTGGGGCGACTGCGACAACGACGGCGACCTCGACCTCTTCCTCGCCGTGTCCGAGCAGCCCAGCCGCCTCTACCTGAACCTCGGCGACGGCCGCTTCGAGGAGGACGGCGCCGCGGCGGGCGTCGCCGAGGTGCCGGGCGCATCGGCGGCCTGGGCCGACCTCGACGGCGACGGCGACCTCGATCTGCTGCAGGGGAATTTCGGCGGCCACCTGCGCTGCTTCGAGAATCGCCTGGAGACCGGCGCCGGCTGGCTCGCCGTCGATCTGCGCGGAGCGGGGGCGAACACCCGCGCCGTCGGCGCCACGGTGCGCGTCTTCGCCGGCGGGCGGGTGCTGCTGCGGCAGCAGACCATGGGCGGCGGCGGCTACCAGTCCCAGGCGCCGTCCCGCCTCCACTTCGGCCTCGGCGCCGCGCCCGTCGACTCGCTGGCCGTCACCTGGCCCGACGGGTCCGTGACGAAACAGGGCCCGACCCCCGGGGGCCGGACCCTGCGCCTCGTGCAACCGCGCGACTGA
- a CDS encoding T9SS type A sorting domain-containing protein, which produces MKPRITTFIVLGLLAAAPVRAEWPHDPYTGNPIDVTPAGCGLQRTVADGAGGAFVIYQQAPDGGDGAYDLLVRRVDHQGELVWGGAVLVHDGTPTSSLASLEAVSDGAGGVLVVYSYLAGGTFYPQSVQRISGTGSLLWGPGGTAAIAGPATFSTSDPQIAADGAGGAFLVWQDSRNYGSSNNDIWAQRFDAGGSRQWGASGVAVCGAVQNQYQAVVCADDAGGAIVAWADYRSGTDYDIYGQRLAANGSPLWSVDGKRLYVNGAETDIDPVLVPAGIGSEFFLVNRRYEAPAYNVQCARYTALGDAYWYTYVSGDPGIWQYDPAAIGDGNGGVFVVWRDARDNGYAGYQLYAQHLGAGGNAQFASSGTLVAPAAGSQYDPSLALDGTGGLLVAWEDLRNINSDIYGQRLSPTGARMWDYSGTPISQINSEDDKPAAVADGAGGMIVGFTSYQFGYYKNLFAQRIGYHGRLGFANPTLTAVTDLPQDQGGRVRLDWDRSYLDDYSYMDISDYTVWQRYGGGAKGLAPTGADQDPAHVAEVTGLAPAAAAARLAAGWLLLDHVTPYLRESYAYDASTYADSTAAGIVWTEFQILAHASQFFFWESNIVAGYSVDNLAPGMPLALSASWVAPDGLLAWSPGTVSVPDLQGYRLYRSATPGFVPGPATFIGTTTDTTFVDPALAGGDWYYRVTARDIHDNESEPSNEAQLLAASGVGDDALPAAFRLAAAVPNPFNPSTLVRFSLAQDGPAAVDVLDLQGRHVRTLVAGAMSAGEQTVRWDGRDDAGRGVSSGAYFIRLRAGDRIATRKVTLMK; this is translated from the coding sequence ATGAAACCCCGTATCACCACCTTCATCGTTCTCGGCCTGCTGGCCGCGGCGCCCGTCCGCGCCGAATGGCCCCACGACCCCTACACAGGCAACCCCATCGACGTCACCCCCGCCGGATGCGGCCTCCAGAGGACCGTCGCCGACGGTGCCGGGGGCGCGTTCGTCATCTACCAGCAGGCCCCCGACGGCGGGGACGGCGCCTACGATCTGCTGGTCCGCAGGGTGGACCATCAGGGCGAACTGGTCTGGGGAGGGGCGGTCCTGGTCCATGACGGCACCCCGACGTCGAGCCTCGCTTCGCTCGAGGCGGTTTCCGACGGCGCCGGCGGCGTCCTGGTGGTCTACAGCTACCTTGCCGGCGGGACGTTCTACCCGCAGTCGGTCCAGCGCATCAGCGGCACCGGCAGCCTGCTCTGGGGGCCCGGCGGCACGGCCGCCATCGCCGGTCCGGCCACGTTCTCCACCTCCGATCCGCAGATCGCAGCCGACGGCGCCGGCGGGGCCTTCCTGGTGTGGCAGGATTCCCGCAACTACGGTTCGTCGAACAACGACATCTGGGCCCAGCGTTTCGATGCCGGCGGCAGCCGGCAGTGGGGGGCCAGCGGCGTGGCGGTGTGCGGGGCCGTCCAGAACCAGTACCAGGCCGTCGTGTGCGCCGACGATGCGGGCGGGGCCATCGTGGCCTGGGCCGACTACCGTTCGGGCACGGACTACGACATCTACGGGCAGCGGCTGGCGGCGAACGGCTCGCCCCTGTGGTCGGTCGACGGAAAGCGCCTGTACGTCAACGGCGCCGAAACCGACATCGACCCCGTCCTGGTGCCCGCGGGAATCGGCTCGGAGTTCTTCCTGGTCAACCGCAGGTACGAGGCGCCGGCCTACAACGTCCAGTGCGCGCGGTACACCGCGCTGGGAGACGCCTACTGGTATACCTACGTATCCGGTGATCCCGGCATCTGGCAGTACGATCCTGCGGCGATCGGCGACGGCAACGGCGGCGTCTTCGTGGTCTGGCGCGACGCGCGGGACAACGGCTACGCCGGCTACCAGCTGTACGCGCAGCACCTCGGTGCGGGAGGCAATGCCCAGTTCGCCAGCAGTGGTACCCTCGTCGCACCTGCTGCCGGCAGCCAGTACGACCCGAGCCTGGCGCTCGACGGGACGGGCGGACTGCTCGTCGCCTGGGAGGACCTGCGGAACATCAACAGCGACATCTACGGGCAGCGCCTCAGCCCCACCGGTGCGAGGATGTGGGACTACTCGGGGACGCCGATCAGCCAGATCAACTCCGAAGACGACAAACCGGCCGCCGTGGCCGACGGCGCCGGCGGCATGATCGTCGGGTTCACCTCCTACCAGTTCGGCTACTACAAGAATCTCTTCGCCCAGCGGATCGGCTACCACGGCCGGCTCGGCTTCGCCAATCCGACCCTCACCGCCGTGACCGATCTGCCCCAGGACCAGGGCGGCCGCGTGCGCCTGGACTGGGACCGGAGCTATCTCGACGACTACAGCTACATGGACATCAGCGACTACACCGTCTGGCAGCGCTATGGCGGCGGGGCCAAGGGCCTGGCGCCGACCGGCGCGGACCAGGATCCGGCGCACGTGGCCGAGGTCACCGGTCTGGCCCCCGCGGCCGCCGCCGCGCGGCTGGCCGCCGGTTGGCTGCTGCTGGACCACGTCACGCCGTACCTGCGCGAGTCCTACGCCTACGACGCATCGACCTACGCCGATTCGACCGCGGCGGGCATCGTATGGACCGAGTTCCAGATCCTGGCCCACGCCAGCCAGTTCTTCTTCTGGGAGTCGAACATCGTGGCCGGCTATTCGGTCGACAATCTGGCGCCGGGTATGCCCCTGGCGCTTTCGGCCAGCTGGGTCGCGCCGGACGGGCTGCTCGCCTGGTCGCCGGGCACCGTCAGTGTGCCCGACCTGCAGGGCTATCGCCTGTATCGCTCGGCCACGCCGGGGTTCGTGCCCGGCCCGGCCACGTTCATCGGCACGACCACCGACACCACGTTCGTCGATCCGGCCCTGGCCGGCGGCGACTGGTACTACCGCGTGACCGCCCGGGACATCCACGACAACGAGAGCGAGCCGAGCAACGAGGCGCAGTTGCTGGCGGCCTCCGGGGTGGGGGACGACGCGCTGCCGGCCGCCTTCCGCCTGGCGGCGGCGGTGCCCAACCCGTTCAACCCGTCGACTCTCGTGCGGTTCAGCCTGGCCCAGGACGGACCGGCCGCAGTCGATGTCCTCGACCTGCAGGGCCGGCACGTGCGCACGCTCGTGGCCGGGGCGATGTCCGCGGGCGAGCAGACCGTCCGCTGGGATGGTCGCGACGATGCGGGCCGCGGCGTGTCCTCGGGCGCCTATTTCATCCGCCTGCGGGCGGGTGACCGGATCGCGACCCGCAAGGTGACCCTCATGAAGTAG
- a CDS encoding CRTAC1 family protein: MRAHLPGGIRPAAALFLVCALAGCAARDDATVPDRPLFRTVEASGLPAVGISFGATWADVDGDTRADLVLGRHGGGVSVRLARPGLRFAAVDSCALFPCRAFDMHGLAACDYDRDGIWEFYVAVGADRGTGQGPNELWDRAGDGPYRNVLSSDDLPAVPRGRGRGAIWLPLDDDPWPELLVLDYNSPSRLFRWDGRAWSDWSDRVATYLRGRPRNVDPQGALGRWNTVATVADFDGDGRLDLFLAGDGQTLFLAGPGGTLTDVTVAAGLPTGGAKLVAAPAGDVDGDGDPDLLYVPRLAAGLVLWRNVSTPGAPRFAPGPPLDALSLAPERDAAVLADLDNDGRLDLYVMQQASETQNAPDLLARGDGAGRFDDMTSVWGSPAVAALPRGVWPIDPDRDGDLDLVLVHGKGDFPQRAGLVVLRANEAPGAGVTLAFDGSGGPAHGMGARVELRGRHGTWRRQVRPVMVHWNATVPPLHFGVGEDEGPFELVVTWPDGAVRQFELPSARAAYLVSAATGSALQLPATD, from the coding sequence ATGAGGGCGCACCTGCCGGGCGGCATCCGGCCCGCCGCGGCCCTGTTCCTCGTCTGCGCCCTCGCGGGATGCGCCGCGCGCGACGACGCCACGGTCCCGGACCGGCCGCTCTTCCGCACCGTCGAGGCGTCCGGCCTGCCCGCGGTGGGCATCAGTTTCGGCGCCACCTGGGCCGACGTCGACGGCGACACGCGCGCCGACCTCGTGCTCGGACGCCACGGCGGCGGCGTCTCGGTGCGCCTGGCCCGTCCGGGGCTGCGCTTCGCGGCGGTCGACAGCTGCGCCCTGTTCCCCTGCCGCGCGTTCGACATGCACGGTCTGGCCGCCTGCGACTACGACCGCGACGGCATCTGGGAGTTCTACGTGGCGGTGGGCGCGGACCGGGGCACCGGCCAGGGGCCCAACGAACTCTGGGACCGGGCGGGCGACGGCCCCTACCGCAACGTCCTGTCCTCCGACGACCTGCCGGCGGTGCCGCGCGGCCGGGGCCGCGGCGCCATCTGGCTCCCTCTCGACGACGACCCCTGGCCCGAACTCCTGGTTCTCGACTACAACTCGCCGTCGCGGCTCTTCCGCTGGGACGGCCGGGCGTGGTCCGACTGGAGCGACCGCGTGGCGACCTACCTGCGGGGCCGGCCGAGAAACGTCGACCCGCAGGGCGCCCTCGGCCGCTGGAACACCGTGGCCACCGTGGCCGATTTCGACGGCGACGGCCGCCTCGACCTCTTCCTCGCGGGCGACGGCCAGACCCTCTTCCTCGCGGGCCCCGGCGGCACCCTCACCGACGTGACGGTCGCCGCGGGCCTGCCCACCGGCGGCGCGAAGCTGGTGGCCGCGCCCGCCGGCGACGTCGATGGCGACGGCGATCCCGACCTGCTGTACGTGCCGCGTCTCGCCGCCGGCCTCGTCCTCTGGCGGAACGTGAGCACCCCCGGCGCGCCCCGCTTCGCACCCGGGCCGCCCCTCGACGCCCTGTCGCTCGCGCCCGAACGGGATGCGGCGGTCCTGGCCGACCTGGACAACGACGGCCGCCTCGACCTCTACGTCATGCAGCAGGCGTCCGAGACGCAGAACGCCCCCGATCTGCTGGCCCGGGGCGACGGCGCCGGCCGCTTCGACGACATGACCTCGGTGTGGGGGAGTCCGGCCGTGGCGGCCCTGCCCCGGGGCGTGTGGCCCATCGACCCGGACCGCGACGGCGACCTTGACCTCGTCCTCGTGCACGGCAAGGGGGATTTTCCGCAGCGCGCCGGCCTTGTCGTGCTGCGCGCCAACGAGGCGCCGGGCGCCGGGGTGACGCTCGCGTTCGACGGCAGCGGCGGCCCGGCCCACGGCATGGGTGCCCGGGTCGAGCTGCGCGGCCGGCACGGCACGTGGCGGCGCCAGGTCCGGCCGGTGATGGTGCACTGGAACGCGACGGTGCCGCCGCTGCACTTCGGTGTGGGCGAGGACGAGGGTCCGTTCGAGCTCGTGGTGACGTGGCCCGACGGGGCGGTGCGGCAGTTCGAACTGCCGTCCGCCCGCGCCGCCTACCTGGTCTCGGCCGCGACCGGTTCGGCCCTGCAGTTGCCTGCGACCGACTGA